The Methanohalophilus portucalensis genome window below encodes:
- a CDS encoding 30S ribosomal protein S27e: MAEPNSRFLKVKCNDCSNEQVIFGSASQKVSCLVCGRTLAEPTGGKSTITTHILEVLE; the protein is encoded by the coding sequence ATGGCCGAACCAAACAGCAGATTTTTGAAAGTAAAATGCAATGATTGCTCCAATGAGCAGGTTATTTTTGGCAGTGCAAGCCAGAAAGTAAGCTGTCTTGTATGCGGCAGGACCCTTGCAGAACCAACTGGCGGAAAATCTACAATTACAACACATATACTGGAAGTACTCGAATAA
- a CDS encoding 50S ribosomal protein L44e, which produces MKIPKRFRTYCPYCKTHTEHVAEKVKKGRESMTTRIRRQKKRHTGIGNSGKFSKVPSGDKPTKRIALRYRCSKCNKAHQRPCFRAKKFDFKE; this is translated from the coding sequence ATGAAGATCCCAAAAAGGTTCAGAACATACTGCCCTTACTGCAAAACCCATACAGAACATGTTGCTGAAAAGGTTAAAAAGGGCAGGGAATCAATGACCACACGTATCAGAAGGCAGAAGAAAAGGCATACTGGTATAGGAAACAGTGGGAAGTTCTCCAAGGTCCCAAGTGGTGACAAACCAACAAAAAGGATTGCCCTGCGATACCGTTGCAGCAAGTGCAACAAGGCACATCAGAGACCCTGCTTCCGTGCAAAGAAATTCGATTTCAAGGAGTGA
- the priS gene encoding DNA primase catalytic subunit PriS gives MNTSTKRYLKSRFHDYYREAKIHVPHSLTKREWGFISYDSMPETMMYRHKAFGTGGELRDYLVSMQPAHVYHSVALYDYPDAPTMKEKKWKGADLIFDLDADHLQDAPTSYAAMLEMVKTESLRLLDFLVDDFGFDEDNIKAVFSGGRGYHFHITDPLIWNLESSQRREIVDYVGGKGIKSEYFYQKEFMIGDHGTGTRTFNDRTEILSKYVIKNPDTGWGKRLAEYIASYLEEEGQKEEKERFADIKHIKGFGKKTQQQMNRISKDSKALEDIRRGRLDFGKIRDFKAIMAQFFDNTIDQHRVTLAGSAQVDEPVTADIKRLIRLPGSLHGGSGMKVIPLSLEDMDDFEPLQDAVAFSDRPVTLRAIKPFEVQMMDLDIRVEEGVQELPEYAAVYLMCRGVAEYGSY, from the coding sequence ATGAACACATCAACAAAACGCTATCTCAAATCAAGGTTCCATGATTATTACAGGGAAGCAAAGATACATGTTCCCCATTCCCTGACCAAACGTGAATGGGGATTCATATCGTATGATTCCATGCCTGAAACCATGATGTACAGGCATAAAGCATTCGGTACGGGAGGAGAACTCAGAGATTATCTTGTATCAATGCAACCGGCCCATGTGTATCACTCGGTTGCCCTTTATGATTATCCCGATGCACCTACAATGAAAGAGAAAAAATGGAAGGGCGCAGACCTTATTTTTGATCTGGATGCTGATCACTTGCAGGATGCACCTACTTCCTATGCAGCAATGCTGGAAATGGTTAAAACAGAATCGCTGAGACTGCTGGATTTTCTGGTAGATGATTTTGGTTTTGACGAAGATAATATAAAGGCCGTCTTTTCGGGTGGAAGGGGATACCACTTCCATATAACTGATCCTCTTATATGGAATCTGGAAAGTTCCCAGAGAAGGGAAATTGTGGATTACGTGGGAGGAAAGGGGATTAAATCTGAATATTTCTACCAGAAAGAATTCATGATCGGAGACCATGGAACCGGCACACGAACCTTCAATGATCGAACGGAGATACTTTCCAAGTATGTCATCAAAAATCCCGACACAGGATGGGGAAAAAGACTTGCTGAGTATATTGCCTCATATCTTGAAGAAGAAGGACAAAAGGAAGAAAAAGAACGATTTGCGGATATAAAGCACATAAAAGGGTTCGGCAAAAAAACACAGCAACAGATGAACCGGATATCCAAAGACAGTAAAGCCTTGGAAGACATACGCAGAGGAAGACTGGATTTTGGCAAAATTAGGGATTTCAAAGCTATAATGGCCCAGTTTTTTGATAATACAATCGACCAGCATCGTGTCACACTGGCAGGTTCGGCACAGGTGGATGAACCGGTCACCGCAGATATAAAGAGATTGATACGATTACCGGGTTCCCTGCATGGCGGCTCCGGAATGAAGGTAATTCCATTAAGTCTGGAAGACATGGACGATTTCGAACCACTTCAGGATGCTGTTGCTTTTTCGGATAGGCCGGTAACGTTAAGAGCCATAAAACCTTTTGAAGTACAAATGATGGATCTGGATATCCGGGTTGAAGAGGGAGTACAGGAACTGCCCGAATATGCAGCGGTATATTTAATGTGCAGAGGGGTTGCCGAATATGGATCGTACTGA
- the rqcH gene encoding ribosome rescue protein RqcH — MKEEMTSADVAALATELGTGEDSLVDSKIGKIYQPGESLLRIHLYIFKKGKANLLIEAGSRLHLSEYIPPSPKNPQSFPMLLRKHIMGGRITYFRQYDFDRIIEIGIKRGDDETVLVVEIFGQGNIILLDCDRKIILPMNPVTFKGRRIRSGEIYQYPEAQLTPLDVNEDQLCEVFSHSDSDVVRTLATRFNLGGILSEEVCLRSGIDKTLPASEVNPQVASKLIEAIGFLFSPLEKGELNPCTVSKPDSKETFDVVPFDLEKYSDFEKNYYDSFNKALDDFFGKRAAKSLEQKKEATVKEKTEDVFQRRLKQQEGAIKKFEKDIEKNTSIAEKIYEHYQDIEQLLQTLLDAREKDYSWKEIQSIISDAKDALPAAKKIVNIDGSQGLVMLDLDGKKMNIDVRLTVPQNAMRYYEKAKKLEKKRKGALAAIEDTKKAMQKKKAAPKKHFKVVHKKHWYERFRWFFSSDGFLVVGGRDATTNEELVKKYMEKRDLVFHTQAPGAPITVVKTGGKYIPDTTLQEAAEFVVSFSSIWKGGQFSGDCYWIYPEQVTKTPESGEYLKKGSFIIRGERNYYRDVPVRAAVGLELKPETRAIGGPVSAVKVRGEHVVELTPGKFNQNDIAKKIYRIYVERLKDVHFVKQIASPDKIANVLPPGESDIKK; from the coding sequence ATGAAAGAAGAGATGACAAGTGCGGATGTGGCAGCACTGGCAACGGAACTTGGCACAGGGGAGGATTCCCTGGTCGACTCCAAGATCGGCAAGATTTATCAGCCCGGTGAGAGCCTACTGCGTATCCACCTCTATATTTTTAAGAAAGGTAAGGCCAATCTTTTAATTGAGGCCGGAAGCAGATTGCACCTTAGTGAATATATTCCTCCCAGCCCTAAAAACCCGCAATCCTTTCCTATGCTTTTACGTAAACATATAATGGGTGGGCGTATAACTTATTTCAGGCAATATGATTTTGACCGTATTATTGAGATTGGTATAAAAAGAGGAGACGATGAGACCGTTCTTGTCGTAGAGATATTTGGACAGGGCAATATAATATTGCTTGACTGCGATAGAAAAATCATTCTGCCTATGAACCCTGTTACTTTTAAGGGCAGACGTATCAGAAGCGGTGAGATCTACCAGTACCCTGAAGCGCAGTTAACACCTCTTGATGTGAATGAGGATCAGTTATGTGAAGTGTTTTCCCATTCCGATTCGGATGTAGTACGAACCCTGGCAACGCGTTTTAATCTGGGAGGCATCCTCTCAGAAGAAGTCTGTCTGCGAAGTGGTATAGATAAAACCCTTCCTGCTTCGGAAGTTAATCCGCAGGTCGCCTCTAAATTGATTGAAGCAATAGGTTTCCTTTTCTCCCCTCTGGAAAAGGGGGAGTTAAACCCCTGTACGGTCAGCAAACCGGACTCAAAAGAAACTTTTGATGTAGTGCCCTTTGATCTTGAAAAATATTCGGATTTTGAAAAGAATTACTATGATTCATTCAACAAGGCACTGGATGATTTCTTTGGCAAAAGAGCTGCAAAATCCCTGGAACAAAAAAAGGAAGCCACTGTGAAAGAAAAAACAGAAGATGTTTTCCAGCGCAGGCTCAAACAACAAGAGGGTGCCATTAAGAAATTTGAGAAAGATATAGAGAAAAACACCTCCATTGCCGAGAAGATATATGAACACTATCAGGACATTGAGCAATTACTACAAACACTGCTTGATGCCCGTGAAAAAGATTATTCATGGAAAGAAATCCAGTCAATAATCTCGGATGCAAAGGACGCATTGCCTGCGGCTAAAAAAATAGTAAATATCGATGGTTCACAGGGTCTTGTAATGCTGGACCTTGACGGCAAGAAGATGAATATTGATGTACGGCTGACAGTCCCCCAGAATGCCATGCGCTATTATGAGAAAGCCAAGAAACTGGAAAAGAAGCGTAAAGGTGCTCTTGCTGCAATCGAAGATACGAAAAAGGCAATGCAAAAGAAAAAAGCTGCACCTAAAAAGCATTTCAAGGTAGTGCACAAGAAACACTGGTATGAACGTTTCAGATGGTTCTTTTCTTCTGATGGTTTCCTTGTGGTAGGTGGCAGGGATGCCACAACCAATGAGGAACTTGTAAAGAAGTACATGGAAAAACGGGATCTCGTATTCCATACTCAGGCACCAGGTGCCCCGATTACGGTTGTCAAGACAGGGGGAAAGTACATTCCCGACACAACTTTGCAGGAAGCAGCGGAGTTTGTGGTTTCATTCTCAAGTATCTGGAAGGGGGGACAGTTTAGCGGGGATTGCTACTGGATATATCCTGAACAGGTCACAAAGACACCGGAATCCGGGGAGTACCTCAAGAAAGGTTCCTTTATAATCCGTGGTGAGCGTAATTATTACCGGGATGTGCCTGTCAGGGCTGCGGTGGGTCTGGAACTCAAACCCGAGACCCGGGCAATCGGTGGTCCTGTCTCGGCTGTGAAAGTGCGGGGTGAACATGTTGTAGAACTGACACCCGGCAAATTCAACCAGAACGATATAGCAAAGAAAATATACCGTATATATGTAGAAAGGTTAAAGGATGTACATTTTGTAAAACAGATAGCATCTCCTGACAAGATTGCCAATGTACTGCCCCCGGGCGAATCAGACATCAAAAAGTGA